The nucleotide sequence AATCCTGTCCCGCCACCACGGTTTCCGGTTGACCTCGGCGCGCCAGGCGGCCGAGGTGTTCCAGTCGTCGCGGATGTCGTGGTCGTCGAAGATCATGGCCGTCGGCAGGGTCGACATGATCCAGCGGATCTCCGGGTCCCCCCAGGTGTGCCGGTAGAGGCCCTCGTACTCGCCGAACGTCACGACCTCGTCGGGCGGGCGTCGCCCCGACGTCCGGCGACCGGCCAGGTGCCGGCGCGCGTCCGGGGTCAGCTCGTCGGCGTACACCTGGTCGCCGAGCAGGATCAGCACGTCGGGTCGCTCGTCGACCGGCAGTTCGGTGAGCCGCGTGGCGTAGCAGTCCAGCGCGTCCTGACCGATCTTCGCGTCGAGCTTCTCGTCGCCGGTCTTGGGGTAGCGGCAGGATCCGAAGACGATTCGCAGATCGTCGCCGGGATCGGTGCTGCGGGTGCGGATCACGCTGGGCGGGAACTCCGAACCGGGTTCCGGCCAGACGGTCGTCCCGTCGACGCGGACCTCGTATTCCGTGGCGGTGCCCGGCGTCAGACCGGTGACCGGCACCAGCGCGTAGTGGAATCCCTGGACCTCGAAGGTGGGGGCCGCGCACCCGAGGATCTCGACGGTGGACGGCCGTTCGGTCTGCACCCACACCATGGCGGTGGTGTCGCCGACGTGGCGGAGGACGGGGCCGAGCAGCAGGGTCACCGACACAGCCTAGTGGCGGCGAGATCCTGCCACCCGCCGAACAATCACTGCCAGCGGAAATGCCGGGTCGACCAGCACGGTTGAAGGCTGCATGACGAAGTTCAGCATCACCACCGCCATCGCAGGCGGACTCGCCGCCGCCGTGCTCGCCCTGGCTCCCGCAGCAGGCGCCGGCATCGATCGCCAGCAGTGGCTCGACGACATCCAGCAGAAGGCCACGGTCGGCGCCGCGACGTCGGTCGTGGGGAACGGCCGCTAGTCGGCCACGCTCAGCCAGTCGGCGAAGCCCGACGGATCGTGGCGTCCCAGCGCGCCGTGCTCGAACAAGCCCCACCCCTCGGCCGGCGCGCGGTCGCCCTCGTGGCAGACGGCCCGCCCGACGTGATCGATGACGCCGAAACCGGCCCGGCCCACGATGGCCGGGTCGGTCATGTCGTAGGTCAGTCGCTCGGTGAACCTCTCGCCGCGCCACACGCCGTGGATCCAGTCCGCGTCGCCGCCGTAACCGCCGCCGACGTGGATGGGCACCGGCAGTTTCGACTCGACGTCGAAGCGGACCGCGCTGCCGTCGGCCGCGGTCGCATCGATCGTCGCGCCGGTCGGGATGCGGGTACCGGACCGGTAGTGGATCCTCACCCGCGGCCAGCCGAGTTGCTCGATGCGCCCGTCCTTCCAGATGCGCGTGCAGTCGTTGAGCGACCGGAAGCCACTCGGGTCCTCCTGGATGATGAGGACGATCGAGAAGTCGTCGAAGGCCATCGGTACGTAGAGCCACCACATGCCCTCGAACGGGGGATCGGCGGGCCGGCCGGCGGGTTCGGATTCACCGATGGGGCGGATGCCCCAGGACCGGTCCCGCGAGCCGAGCCACACGTCCGGATCGACGGCGATCTCCTCGCCGTCGATCGTCAGAGATCCGCTCCACGAACCCAATTGGGCGAAGCGCTGCGCGTCGAGGGTCACCCGGGTGCCGGTGCGTAGCACGTGGCGCTGCTCCTGGACGACGTCGAACAGGCCCGTCCAGGTCAGGTCGGCGGCGATGCCCTCGGTCTCCTCGAGCACGATGCGCAGTCGGTGCAGCGGCTCGGCAACCTCGACGCGGTAGTTCACCACGTGCTGGTGCAGTCGGTCGCCGTCGATGGCGTCCGAGAGGTGCACGGCGGTCTGCACGTCCCCTCGCCGGACGAGGAAGAAGGCGTCCTTCACCCCGAGGTTGGGGTAGTACCCCAGCCCGGTGATGACGAAGACGTCGCCGGTGCGGTCGTGGGCGTTGAAGTAGGAACGGTCGTAGAAGTTGCGGTCCGAGCTTCCCGGCCAGGCGATGGGTTGCGGGATCTGGTGTACCGGGAACTCGTCCATGGGTCCGAGCATCAGGTGTCCTCTCCTGAGATCAGCCGCTTCAGCAGCGAGGCGTGATAGAACGTCGACTCGACGTCCTCGGGGGCAGCCATCTCGCCGAAGTGCACGCGTCGCGCGGTGGTCCGCATGAACACGCAGCACCAGATGACCCCGGAGTAGACGTAGAACCACCGCAGGTCCGACAGCGTGACGCCGGTCAGCGCCTCGTACGTCGCGCGGACGTCCTCCTCACGCAGCACGTCCGGCAGGCCCTCCAGTCCGGCCAGCCCCGCGAGTTCCTGGAAGACCATGTGCGCGAACACGATCCACGCAACGTCGAGTTCACGCGGACCGACGCACGCCATCTCCCAGTCCAGCACCGCCACCGGCCGGAAGTCCTCGTAGAGGACGTTGCCGATGCGCGAGTCGCCCCACGCCAGCACCGGCGGGGCGGCGGCGACGTCGGTCGGGAAGCGCTCCTCGAGCCACGCCAGGGCGCGCTCGACCAGCGGCGACCGGCCGCTGTCGGGCACGGCGAACGCGTACCAGTCCTGCAGCCAGGTGAAGTGACGGCGCAACGGGGTGTCACCGGGCGGGTCGGCGTCGGTCAGGAAGCCGAAGCGCTGCGCCGCATCGGGAATCGCGTGCAGCTTCGCCAGCACCTCCACGGTGGCGTCCTGCAGGGCGCGGCGACGCTCGGGCGGGGCGTCGGCGAACCAGTTGTCGCCGAAGGTGTAGGGCATGACGTCGGGCGGCACGATGCCGTCGACGTGGTCCATGAGGAAGAACGGCGTGCCGAGCACGGTGCCGCGGTCGTCGAGCCAGCGCACGCGCGGCACCGGCACGTCGGTGAGTTCGCCGACCTGTCGGATGACCTCGAACTGGTGGTCCAGCCGGTAGGTGGGGAACACCGGCACGTCCTCGGCCGTGGGTGCCACCCGCGCCACCCAGCGCTGCTCGACCGGTCGGCCGTCGTCGAGCCACCGGCCGGTGAGGATGATCGTCTCCGAGGACATGCCGTTGGCGTCGACGCCGCTCTCGACGGTGACGTCGGGAGTGATGCCGCCGGGCATCACGGTGGACAGCCACGACGACATCACCGCGGGCAGCGTGGTGACGTCGCGGGAAGAGTGCTGCAGGCGGCTGACGTCTTCGACGGCCGGGTCGTTCGTCACTCGACCACCTCTCTGCGATTACGATACGGTGAGTAGCGTTATGAAAGCAGACCCACCCCCGGTTGTCGAGAGTCCCGCCGCTGGACGTCCGCGCGACCCTCGCATCGACGCTGCCATACTGGCGGCCACCGCGGAGCTGCTCGCCGAGATCGGCTACGCCAACCTGACGATGGCCGCCGTCGCCGACCGCGCGGGCACCACCAAGACTGCGCTGTACCGACGGTGGTCGAGCAAGGCCGAGCTGGTGCACGAGGCGGCATTCCCCTCGGCGCCGACCGCGCTGACCCAACCCGAGGGCGACGTGACCGCCGACGTGCGCGCCATGATCGAGGCGACGCGCGACGTCTTCGTCAGCCCGGTGGTGCGGGCGGCGCTCCCCGGGTTGATCGCCGACATGGCCGACGACGCCGATTTGAACGCCCGGGTGATGGCGCGGTTCGTCGGCCTGTTCGAGATGGTGCGCGTCCGGCTGGCGCATGCCATCGACCGCGGCGAGGTGCACCCGGACGTCCTTCCGGAACGGCTCATCGAAATCATCGGCGGCGCAACGCTCCTGCGGCTGCTCCTGGTGCCCGGCGGCGATCTCGACGACGCGTGGGTCGACCAGACCGCGGCGATCGTCACCCACGGCGTCACGGCGTGACAGTACCGTTGTGGCATGTACGTGCAGTTCACCCTGAACGACGAAGAAGGGGTGCCCGAGGTCTACTCGACCCCGCCCTTCACCGATGACGCCGACGGGCGTGCCGAGACCGCCCGGGTGGTCGTCGACCCCGTCGGCCGGCCCGAGGGTGACCGGGCCGGGGTGCTGCTGACGATGACGATCGGCGAAGCCCTGATCCTCGGTCGCAGGATCACCGAGGTCGCCGAGCAGGCGGCCGAAGGCCGCTTCAGCAGGCGCGGAACGCAGTGGCGCCGGGAAATCCAGGACCGCCGGCGGCGGGAGGCCTGGAACGTCCTGATGGCCGGGTCCGAGGACGAGCCGCCCGCGGACTCCCGGTGACGCGGCTCCCGATGACGCGGCGAGTTCAGGAGTGCAGGGCGCCCAGCAGTTGATTGAACGCCTCGGTCATCGAGGGGTGGGTGTAGATCTCGTCGCGCAGCGCCGAGGCCGTCACGCCGTGCCGCATGGCCAGCGCGACGGTGTTGATGACCTCGTGCGAGTCGTAGCTCAGGAGTGCGGCGCCGAGGATCTCGTCGGTCTCGGCGTCGACCACGGCCTTCATCATCCCCCCGGGCTGGTGCACGATGCGGGCGCGCGGCACGGTCGCCATCGCCGCCACCGGGAGCGCGGCCACCCTCACCGGGCGGCCGGTGGCACGGGCCTCCCGCTCGGTCAGCCCGACCCGCGACAGCGGTGGCGTCATGAACAGGCAGTAGGGGACCGCGCGGCGGTCGCGGACGCTGCGGCCGCCCGCACCGGTCAACTGGCTCAACACGATCCGGTAGTCGTCGAGGGAGACGTAGGTGAACTGCGGGCCGCCGTTGACGTCGCCGACGGCGAAGACGTGTTCCTGGCTGGTGCGCAGATGCTCGTCGACCTCGATGGACCCGTCGGCACGCGTGGTGATACCCGCGTTCTCGAGCGCCAGTCCCGCGGTGACGGGGTGCCGGCCCAGCGCCACCAGGATCACGTCGGCCTCCACCGACGCCGCGGTGCCACCGACCTCGTAGTGCACGGTGCCGTCGTCGACGCGCGTCACCTCCGCCGAGGTCACCAGCGCGACGCCCGCCCGGGTGAGCAGGTCGGCCGCACACGACGCGACGTCGTCGTCCTCGCGGCCGAGCACGGCGGCGTGCCGTTCCAGCACGGTCACCTCTGCGCCGTATCCGGCGAACATGGCGGCGAATTCGAGGCCGACGTAGCCACCGCCGAGGACCACCAGCCGCCGCGGCAGGACGGGCATGGCGAGCAGTTCGGTGCTGGTGACCGCCCGCGGGTCGTCCCGCAGACCCGGCAGGTCCGGCCAGGTGGGCTCCGAGCCGGTGCCGACGACGATGGTCCGTCCGGTCACGGTCACCGTGCCGTCCGCGGTGGCGACGGCCACGGTGTGCGGGTCGACGAACGACGCCGGGCCGGTGAGCACGTCGACGCCGTCGATCGTGTCGAGCATGGCGAAGTTCTCGCCTCGCAGACCCGAGGTGAGGTCGGCGGTGCTGCGCACGGCCGCGGCGTAGGCCTGCGGCTGCGGGCCGGTCCCCGAGACCTCCTCGGCGGCGAAGACCATCGACTTCGTCGGGACGCAGCCGACGTTGATGCAGGTGCCGCCGTACATCTCGGCCGAGCGTTCGATCATGGCGACCCGTCTGCCCTGTCGCCCGAGCGTGGCGGCGAGCGTCTTGCCGCCCTTGCCGAAGCCGATGACGACGAGGTCGTAGTCGGTGGTCACGCCCGGCACGCTAGCGCACGAACGCTCCGGCGGCATCGGCCAGGTCGAGCAGCGGTTGCGGCAGTGCGCCAAGGCCCAGGGTGACCGCGGCGCTGAGCGTGACGGTGGCCGTGCTGAGCGCGCTCGGTACGACTACGGTCGGCCCGTCGTCGGGTGGATCGGTGAAGAACATCAGCACGATCACCCGCACGTAGAAGTAGGCGGCGACGGCGCTCGCACACACCCCGACGACCACCAGCGGCGCCGCGCCGCCCTCGGCGACGGCCTTGAACACCGCGAACTTGCCGACGAAGCCGCTGGTGAGGGGAATGCCGGCGAATGCCAGCAGGAACAGCGAGAACACCGCACCGACCAGCGGATGGCGTCGGCCGAGGCCGGCCCACCGCGTCATGTCGGTCTCCTCGTCGCCGTCGACGGTGCGCACGACGCTGACGACGGCGAAGGCGCCCAGGGTGCTGATGCCGTAGGCGGCGAGGTAGAACAGCGTGGCGGACAGGCCGTTGCCGTTCAGGGCGATCACGCCGGTGAGGATGAAGCCGGCATGCGCCACCGAGGAGTAGGCGAGCATGCGCTTGACGTCGGTCTGCGACACCGCGGTGACGGTGCCGACCACCATCGTCAGGATCGCCACCGCCCACAGCAGCGGCCGCCAATCGGCCGCCATCCCGGGCAGGGCCACGTACACGATGCGTAGCGTCGCACCGAAGGCCGCGACCTTGGTGGCCGCCGCCATGAACGCCGTCACCGGGGTGGGCGCACCCTGGTAGACGTCGGGAATCCACGAATGAAACGGCACGGCACCGACTTTGAACAGGACGCCGACCGACAGCAGTCCCATGCCGACCAGCGCGAGGCCGGCGTTGCCGGTGTCTGCGTCGACGGCGGCGGCGATGCCCGCGAGGCTCAGGCCGCCCGAATAGCCGTACAGCAGGGCGATGCCGTAGAGGAAGAACGCCGAGGAAAAGGCGCCGAGCAGGAAGTACTTGAGCGCTGCCTCCTGGGACAGCAGGCGGCGCCGCCGCGCGAGACCGCACATCAGGTACAGCGGCAGCGAGAACACCTCGAGGGCGACGAACATCGTCAGCAGGTCCTCGGACCCGGTGAATAGCATCATGCCGCCCACGGCGAAGAGGGTCAGCGGGAACACCTCGGTCTGCACCAGACCCGCTGCGGTGGACTGCTTCTCGGCGAGGCTGCCCGGCACCGCGGACGCCTGCGGGGTGAAGGCGTCCAGACCGCGGGCACGCGCGGCGCCGGCCACCGCGTGCCGGACCGACTGCCGCTCGGCCATCAGCAGCGTGCTCAGCACGCCGATCACCAGGATCGTGCCCTGCAGGAACACCGCGGGCCGGTCGACGGCGACCGAGCCCATCACGGCGATGCGCCCGTCCGTGCCGCGCAGGTCGATCCAGACGCCGACGGTCGCGATGAGCGCGGCCAGCTGCGCGACGACCGTCACCGCCAGCTGAATGCGGTAGCGCACGCCGCGCGGGCAGAACGCCTCGACGAGGACGCCGACGACGGCGGCGCCGAACACCAGGAGCAGCGGTGCGAGGAGGCCGTATTCGACGGTGGGTGGCGCGAGGGTCACTGTCGGCCGCCTTCCGCGATCCGGGGCGCGGGGTCCCGTTCACCGATCGTGACGAGCGTGTGCCCGACCGCCGGGTCTATGACGTCCAGCGCGGGTTTGGGGTAGATGCCCAGGACCAGGAGCAGCACCAGCAGCGGCGCGACGACGGCCAGTTCGCGCGGGACGAGGTCGCGCAGCGACTCGTTGCCCTCGGTCACCGGTCCGGTCATCATCCGCTGATACGCCCACAGCACGTACACCGCGGAGAGCACCAGGGCCAATGCTGCGAACACCGCTAAGACCGGGTAGCGGGTGAACGTGCCGACCAGGACCAGGAATTCGCTGACGAACGGTGCGAGACCGGGCAGCGACAGCGTCGCCAGACCGGCGACGAGGAACGTCCCGGCCAGCACGGGGGCCACCCGCTGCACCCCGCCGAACGCGTCGATCGCCCGGGTCCCGCGCCGCGACACCAGGAAGCCGGCGATGAGGAACAGCGCCGCGGTGGAGATGCCGTGGTTGACCATGTACAGCGTGGAGCCCGTCTGTCCCTGGCTGGTCATCGCGAAGATGCCGAGGATGATGAAGCCGAAGTGCGAGATCGACGTGTAGGCGATGAGGCGCATGACGTCGGTCTGGCCGATCGCGACGACGGCGCCGTACACGATGCCGATCACCGCCAGCGTGATCACCAGCGGCCGGAACGTCAGCGACGCATCCGGGAACAACTGCAGGCAGTACCGGAGCATGCCGAACGTGCCGACCTTGTCGACGACCGCCATCATCAGCACCGCGGTGGCGGGCGTCGACTCCACCGCGGCGTCGGGCAGCCAGCGGTGCAGCGGCCACAGCG is from Mycolicibacterium grossiae and encodes:
- a CDS encoding phosphotransferase family protein; the protein is MTNDPAVEDVSRLQHSSRDVTTLPAVMSSWLSTVMPGGITPDVTVESGVDANGMSSETIILTGRWLDDGRPVEQRWVARVAPTAEDVPVFPTYRLDHQFEVIRQVGELTDVPVPRVRWLDDRGTVLGTPFFLMDHVDGIVPPDVMPYTFGDNWFADAPPERRRALQDATVEVLAKLHAIPDAAQRFGFLTDADPPGDTPLRRHFTWLQDWYAFAVPDSGRSPLVERALAWLEERFPTDVAAAPPVLAWGDSRIGNVLYEDFRPVAVLDWEMACVGPRELDVAWIVFAHMVFQELAGLAGLEGLPDVLREEDVRATYEALTGVTLSDLRWFYVYSGVIWCCVFMRTTARRVHFGEMAAPEDVESTFYHASLLKRLISGEDT
- a CDS encoding TetR/AcrR family transcriptional regulator, translated to MKADPPPVVESPAAGRPRDPRIDAAILAATAELLAEIGYANLTMAAVADRAGTTKTALYRRWSSKAELVHEAAFPSAPTALTQPEGDVTADVRAMIEATRDVFVSPVVRAALPGLIADMADDADLNARVMARFVGLFEMVRVRLAHAIDRGEVHPDVLPERLIEIIGGATLLRLLLVPGGDLDDAWVDQTAAIVTHGVTA
- a CDS encoding FAD-dependent oxidoreductase, yielding MTTDYDLVVIGFGKGGKTLAATLGRQGRRVAMIERSAEMYGGTCINVGCVPTKSMVFAAEEVSGTGPQPQAYAAAVRSTADLTSGLRGENFAMLDTIDGVDVLTGPASFVDPHTVAVATADGTVTVTGRTIVVGTGSEPTWPDLPGLRDDPRAVTSTELLAMPVLPRRLVVLGGGYVGLEFAAMFAGYGAEVTVLERHAAVLGREDDDVASCAADLLTRAGVALVTSAEVTRVDDGTVHYEVGGTAASVEADVILVALGRHPVTAGLALENAGITTRADGSIEVDEHLRTSQEHVFAVGDVNGGPQFTYVSLDDYRIVLSQLTGAGGRSVRDRRAVPYCLFMTPPLSRVGLTEREARATGRPVRVAALPVAAMATVPRARIVHQPGGMMKAVVDAETDEILGAALLSYDSHEVINTVALAMRHGVTASALRDEIYTHPSMTEAFNQLLGALHS
- the nuoN gene encoding NADH-quinone oxidoreductase subunit NuoN, which gives rise to MTLAPPTVEYGLLAPLLLVFGAAVVGVLVEAFCPRGVRYRIQLAVTVVAQLAALIATVGVWIDLRGTDGRIAVMGSVAVDRPAVFLQGTILVIGVLSTLLMAERQSVRHAVAGAARARGLDAFTPQASAVPGSLAEKQSTAAGLVQTEVFPLTLFAVGGMMLFTGSEDLLTMFVALEVFSLPLYLMCGLARRRRLLSQEAALKYFLLGAFSSAFFLYGIALLYGYSGGLSLAGIAAAVDADTGNAGLALVGMGLLSVGVLFKVGAVPFHSWIPDVYQGAPTPVTAFMAAATKVAAFGATLRIVYVALPGMAADWRPLLWAVAILTMVVGTVTAVSQTDVKRMLAYSSVAHAGFILTGVIALNGNGLSATLFYLAAYGISTLGAFAVVSVVRTVDGDEETDMTRWAGLGRRHPLVGAVFSLFLLAFAGIPLTSGFVGKFAVFKAVAEGGAAPLVVVGVCASAVAAYFYVRVIVLMFFTDPPDDGPTVVVPSALSTATVTLSAAVTLGLGALPQPLLDLADAAGAFVR
- a CDS encoding NADH-quinone oxidoreductase subunit M, whose amino-acid sequence is MPWLTILWAVPMLGAVAVLLLPAAARHLAKYAALTVALAVLAVAVLLAVRFDPAGAQYQFVEDHPWIPSFGTGYVLGVDGIALALVVLTAVLVPLLIVAGWLDGGERARSVHTYLALTLAVEGMVLISLTALDVLLFYVFFEAMLIPMYFLIGGFGGGPAQARSKAAVKFLLYNLFGGLIMLAAVIGLYVATAGSTAFAAGTFDVRAIAAAVSSGAFVIDPAVMNLLFGGFLFAFAIKAPLWPLHRWLPDAAVESTPATAVLMMAVVDKVGTFGMLRYCLQLFPDASLTFRPLVITLAVIGIVYGAVVAIGQTDVMRLIAYTSISHFGFIILGIFAMTSQGQTGSTLYMVNHGISTAALFLIAGFLVSRRGTRAIDAFGGVQRVAPVLAGTFLVAGLATLSLPGLAPFVSEFLVLVGTFTRYPVLAVFAALALVLSAVYVLWAYQRMMTGPVTEGNESLRDLVPRELAVVAPLLVLLLVLGIYPKPALDVIDPAVGHTLVTIGERDPAPRIAEGGRQ